A window of the Halichoerus grypus chromosome 2, mHalGry1.hap1.1, whole genome shotgun sequence genome harbors these coding sequences:
- the CEP131 gene encoding centrosomal protein of 131 kDa isoform X1 — translation MKGSRATSGPSGAPEGSSEGVDLSLTGLPPPVTWRPNSASAAKPIARSFSVVTGSEPRRKALEGPGGSRTINNLRRSNSTTQVHQPPASQAWTGPLRPAGRPHFLTLFEGSSAGRKRLAGLSKAPSEKGATWNVLDDQPRAFTLPPDSRSPSTVDMPVGPRKRECTVPLAPNFTANNRSNKGAVGNCVTSMVHNHYAPPDKAPPPKSSNHTAPSLNNILKAAAGGGESSSSAKPHKNLADSSHAAQNSAGGAPGPLRRKEVTEEEAESRFIHQVNQAAVTIQRWYREQVRRRRARAAFREHLLASKQEEQRQQLGEGLLGLHQQKEAARRKVREEKARQARRAAIQELQQKRAQKSGDPEPGLLKEAREPEKPRPAREPAPRPGGTTHAPQTHKANNAGAGFRTAGPEDPCQSASNSSPEPRKFPDDKPQVSDASSRDVASEDLEVVGPVRGRAESRATLDELLDTLKLLEEEPEPLPCPRAYHKDKYSWSDEEDDASSLTADNLEKFGKLSTCTGLPEDGTLLSEAKLQSIMSFLHEMEVEKLGQDRPASAPQGLVPQEGRLEPASMGSASVMRLKLEVEEKKQAVGLLQRALVQQRDLTVRRVKETEKELGRQLRQQRDHYEATIQRHLSFIDQLIEDKKALADRCEAALAELKLGNERCKDREAQVQEQHELEIKKLKELMSATEKVRREKWINEKTRKIKEITVRGLEPEIQKLIAKHKQEVKKLKSLHEAELLRADSRAAQRFGRQVEELREHLQREKEALGQQERERAQQRFEQHVEQEQRALQQQRRRLYGEVAEEKERLGQQAARQRAELEELRQQLEESSAAEGRALRAEFEKGREEQECRHQMEMKTLKDQLEAERQMWEASCTKKEEAWLLNRERELREEIRRDRDKEIELVIHRLEADMTRAREESERAAESRVQRIRDKYDTELSELEQSERKLQERCTELKGRLGEAEGESERLQGLVRQKEKELAHLTAVNEQLVSERGSLAEVLRREFADRLAASEEETRQLRAELAELRARQQLELEQLTREKQAELQEVHGRVKLALAKKEEAVRSLRKQHEAAVKRADHLEELLEQRRWPFPSAK, via the exons ATGAAGGGCTCCCGGGCCACCAGCGGTCCCTCCGGCGCCCCCGAGGGCAGCTCAGAAGGGGTGGACCTGAGCCTGACCGGCCTCCCTCCACCCGTGACCTGGCGCCCCAACAGTGCCTCCGCCGCCAAGCCCATCGCCCGCTCCTTCTCCGTGGTCACGGGCAGTGAGCCGAGGAGGAAGGCGCTG GAGGGGCCCGGAGGTTCCCGAACCATCAACAACCTTCGCAGATCTAACAGCACCACGCAGGTCCACCAGCCGCCAGCCAGCCAGGCCTGGACCGGCCCCCTCAG GCCGGCCGGGCGCCCCCACTTCCTGACCCTCTTCGAGGGCAGCTCCGCTGGGAGAAAGAGGCTGGCTGGTCTGAGCAAGGCTCCCAGCGAGAAGGGAGCCACGTGGAACGTCCTG GATGACCAGCCCAGGGCCTTCACCTTGCCACCCGACTCCCGGAGTCCTAGCACCGTCGACATGCCGGTGGGCCCACGGAAGAGAGAGTGCACCGTTCCCCTGGCCCCCAACTTCACTGCCAACAACAG GAGCAACAAGGGCGCTGTGGGCAACTGCGTCACCAGCATGGTGCACAACCACTACGCCCCCCCAGACAAGGCGCCGCCCCCCAAGAGCTCCAACCACACGGCTCCCTCTCTCAA CAACATCCTCAAGGCGGCCGCCGGTGGGGGGGAGAGCAGCAGCTCCGCGAAGCCGCACAAGAACTTGGCCGACAGCAGCCACGCGGCCCAGAACAGCGCCGGGGGCGCCCCGGGCCCGCTCAGACGGAAGGAGGTGACAGAGGAGGAGGCCGAGAG CAGGTTTATCCACCAGGTGAACCAGGCCGCCGTCACCATCCAGCGCTGGTACCGCGAGCAGGTGCGGCGGCGCCGAGCCCGAGCTGCCTTCCGAGAGCACCTGCTAGCATCCAAGCAAGAG GAGCAGCGGcagcagctgggagaggggctcctgggcctGCACCAGCAGAAGGAGGCGGCCAGGAGGAAGGTCCGGGAGGAGAAGGCACGCCAGGCTAGGCGAGCGGCCATTCAG GAGCTGCAGCAGAAGCGAGCCCAGAAGTCAGGTGACCCTGAGCCTGGGCTGCTGAAGGAGGCCCGGGAGCCAGAGAAGCCCCGGCCTGCCCGGGAGCCGGCCCCCAGACCGGGGGGCACCACTCACGCCCCGCAGACCCACAAGGCCAACAACGCCG GGGCTGGCTTCCGAACCGCAGGCCCAGAGGACCCCTGCCAGTCTGCCTCCAACTCATCCCCAGAGCCCCGGAAGTTTCCAGACGACAAGCCTCAGGTGTCC GATGCCAGCTCCCGGGATGTGGCCAGTGAGGATCTGGAGGTGGTGGGCCCTGTGAGGGGCAGGGCCGAGTCCAGGGCAACCCTGGATGAGCTGCTGGACACACTCAAGCTGCTGGAGGAGGAACCCGAGCCgctgccctgccccagggcctACCACAAGGACAAATACTCCTGGAGCGATGAG GAGGACGATGCCAGCTCGCTGACCGCCGACAACCTGGAGAAATTTGGGAAGCTCAGCACGTGCACCGGTCTCCCCGAAGACGGGACTCTGCTGTCCGAGGCCAAGCTGCAGAGTATCATGAGCTTCCTGCACGAGATGGAGGTGGAGAAGTTGGGGCAGGACCGGCCGGCCTCAGCGCCCCAG GGGCTGGTGccacaggaggggcgcctggagcCCGCGTCCATGGGGAGCGCATCTGTGATGCGGCTGAAGctggaggtggaggagaagaAGCAGGCCGTGGGGCTGCTGCAGAGAGCTCTG GTGCAGCAGCGGGACCTGACCGTGCGGCGGGTCAAGGAGACCGAGAAGGAGCTGGGCCGGCAGCTGCGCCAGCAGAGGGACCACTACGAGGCCACCATCCAGCGGCACCTGTCCTTCATCGACCAG CTGATTGAGGACAAGAAGGCCCTGGCCGACAGGTGTGAGGCTGCCCTGGCAGAGCTGAAGCTGGGGAACGAGAGGTGCAAGGATAGGGAGGCCCAGGTGCAGGAGCAGCACGAGCTG GAGATTAAGAAACTCAAAGAACTAATGAGCGCCACCGAGAAAGTCCGCAGGGAGAAGTGGATCAATGAGAAAACCCGAAAAATCAAGGAGATTACAGTCCGAG gcctGGAGCCTGAGATCCAGAAGCTGATCgccaagcacaagcaggaggtgaAGAAGCTCAAGAGCTTGCATGAGGCAGAGCTGCTGCGGGCGGACTCACGGGCGGCCCAGCGATTCGGGCGCCAGGTGGAGGAGCTTCGGGAGCACCTGCAGCGGGAGAAGGAGGCGCTGGGCCAGCAGGAGCGGGAGCGCGCCCAGCAGCG CTTTGAGCAGCACGTGGAGCAGGAGCAGCGGGCCCTtcagcagcagcggcggcggctcTACGGCGAGGTGGCCGAGGAGAAGGAGCGGCTGGGCCAGCAGGCGGCCAG GCAGCGGGCGGAGCTGGAGGAACTGCGGCAGCAGCTGGAGGAGAGCAGCGCGGCCGAGGGCCGGGCTCTCAGGGCCGAGTtcgagaaggggagagaggagcaggagTGCCGGCACCAG ATGGAGATGAAGACCCTGAAGGACCAGCTGGAGGCCGAACGACAGATGTGGGAGGCCAGCTGCACCAAGAAGGAG GAAGCATGGCTACTGAACCGGGAACGGGAGCTGAGGGAGGAGATCCGGAGAGACCGGGATAAGGAGATCGAGCTGGTTATCCACCGGCTGGAGGCTGACATGACGCGCGCCAGGGAGGAGAGCGAGAGGGCCGCGGAGAGCCG CGTCCAGCGCATCCGGGACAAGTACGACACGGAGCTCTCGGAGCTGGAGCAGTCTGAGCGGAAGCTGCAGGAGCGGTGCACCGAGCTGAAGGGGCGCCTTGGGGAGGCGGAGGGGGAGAGCGAGCGTCTGCAGGGCCTGGTGcggcagaaggaaaaggagctgGCCCACCTGACGGCG GTGAACGAGCAGCTGGTCAGTGAGAGGGGCAGCCTGGCGGAGGTGCTCCGCCGGGAGTTTGCGGACCGGCTGGCAGCCTCCGAGGAGGAGACCCGGCAGCTCAGGGCCGAGCTGGCCGAGCTGCGGGCCCGCcagcagctggagctggagcagctCACGCGGGAGAAGCAGGCCGAGCTGCAGGAGGTGCAcgggag GGTGAAGTTGGCCCTGGCGAAGAAGGAGGAGGCCGTGCGCAGCCTCCGGAAACAGCATGAG GCCGCGGTGAAGCGGGCCGACCACCTGGAAGAGCTGTTGGAGCAGCGCAGATGGCCATTCCCGAGCGCCAAGTGA
- the CEP131 gene encoding centrosomal protein of 131 kDa isoform X7 translates to MKGSRATSGPSGAPEGSSEGVDLSLTGLPPPVTWRPNSASAAKPIARSFSVVTGSEPRRKALEGPGGSRTINNLRRSNSTTQVHQPPASQAWTGPLRPAGRPHFLTLFEGSSAGRKRLAGLSKAPSEKGATWNVLDDQPRAFTLPPDSRSPSTVDMPVGPRKRECTVPLAPNFTANNRSNKGAVGNCVTSMVHNHYAPPDKAPPPKSSNHTAPSLNNILKAAAGGGESSSSAKPHKNLADSSHAAQNSAGGAPGPLRRKEVTEEEAERFIHQVNQAAVTIQRWYREQVRRRRARAAFREHLLASKQEEQRQQLGEGLLGLHQQKEAARRKVREEKARQARRAAIQELQQKRAQKSGDPEPGLLKEAREPEKPRPAREPAPRPGGTTHAPQTHKANNAGAGFRTAGPEDPCQSASNSSPEPRKFPDDKPQDASSRDVASEDLEVVGPVRGRAESRATLDELLDTLKLLEEEPEPLPCPRAYHKDKYSWSDEEDDASSLTADNLEKFGKLSTCTGLPEDGTLLSEAKLQSIMSFLHEMEVEKLGQDRPASAPQGLVPQEGRLEPASMGSASVMRLKLEVEEKKQAVGLLQRALVQQRDLTVRRVKETEKELGRQLRQQRDHYEATIQRHLSFIDQLIEDKKALADRCEAALAELKLGNERCKDREAQVQEQHELEIKKLKELMSATEKVRREKWINEKTRKIKEITVRGLEPEIQKLIAKHKQEVKKLKSLHEAELLRADSRAAQRFGRQVEELREHLQREKEALGQQERERAQQRQRAELEELRQQLEESSAAEGRALRAEFEKGREEQECRHQMEMKTLKDQLEAERQMWEASCTKKEEAWLLNRERELREEIRRDRDKEIELVIHRLEADMTRAREESERAAESRVQRIRDKYDTELSELEQSERKLQERCTELKGRLGEAEGESERLQGLVRQKEKELAHLTAVNEQLVSERGSLAEVLRREFADRLAASEEETRQLRAELAELRARQQLELEQLTREKQAELQEVHGRVKLALAKKEEAVRSLRKQHEAAVKRADHLEELLEQRRWPFPSAK, encoded by the exons ATGAAGGGCTCCCGGGCCACCAGCGGTCCCTCCGGCGCCCCCGAGGGCAGCTCAGAAGGGGTGGACCTGAGCCTGACCGGCCTCCCTCCACCCGTGACCTGGCGCCCCAACAGTGCCTCCGCCGCCAAGCCCATCGCCCGCTCCTTCTCCGTGGTCACGGGCAGTGAGCCGAGGAGGAAGGCGCTG GAGGGGCCCGGAGGTTCCCGAACCATCAACAACCTTCGCAGATCTAACAGCACCACGCAGGTCCACCAGCCGCCAGCCAGCCAGGCCTGGACCGGCCCCCTCAG GCCGGCCGGGCGCCCCCACTTCCTGACCCTCTTCGAGGGCAGCTCCGCTGGGAGAAAGAGGCTGGCTGGTCTGAGCAAGGCTCCCAGCGAGAAGGGAGCCACGTGGAACGTCCTG GATGACCAGCCCAGGGCCTTCACCTTGCCACCCGACTCCCGGAGTCCTAGCACCGTCGACATGCCGGTGGGCCCACGGAAGAGAGAGTGCACCGTTCCCCTGGCCCCCAACTTCACTGCCAACAACAG GAGCAACAAGGGCGCTGTGGGCAACTGCGTCACCAGCATGGTGCACAACCACTACGCCCCCCCAGACAAGGCGCCGCCCCCCAAGAGCTCCAACCACACGGCTCCCTCTCTCAA CAACATCCTCAAGGCGGCCGCCGGTGGGGGGGAGAGCAGCAGCTCCGCGAAGCCGCACAAGAACTTGGCCGACAGCAGCCACGCGGCCCAGAACAGCGCCGGGGGCGCCCCGGGCCCGCTCAGACGGAAGGAGGTGACAGAGGAGGAGGCCGAGAG GTTTATCCACCAGGTGAACCAGGCCGCCGTCACCATCCAGCGCTGGTACCGCGAGCAGGTGCGGCGGCGCCGAGCCCGAGCTGCCTTCCGAGAGCACCTGCTAGCATCCAAGCAAGAG GAGCAGCGGcagcagctgggagaggggctcctgggcctGCACCAGCAGAAGGAGGCGGCCAGGAGGAAGGTCCGGGAGGAGAAGGCACGCCAGGCTAGGCGAGCGGCCATTCAG GAGCTGCAGCAGAAGCGAGCCCAGAAGTCAGGTGACCCTGAGCCTGGGCTGCTGAAGGAGGCCCGGGAGCCAGAGAAGCCCCGGCCTGCCCGGGAGCCGGCCCCCAGACCGGGGGGCACCACTCACGCCCCGCAGACCCACAAGGCCAACAACGCCG GGGCTGGCTTCCGAACCGCAGGCCCAGAGGACCCCTGCCAGTCTGCCTCCAACTCATCCCCAGAGCCCCGGAAGTTTCCAGACGACAAGCCTCAG GATGCCAGCTCCCGGGATGTGGCCAGTGAGGATCTGGAGGTGGTGGGCCCTGTGAGGGGCAGGGCCGAGTCCAGGGCAACCCTGGATGAGCTGCTGGACACACTCAAGCTGCTGGAGGAGGAACCCGAGCCgctgccctgccccagggcctACCACAAGGACAAATACTCCTGGAGCGATGAG GAGGACGATGCCAGCTCGCTGACCGCCGACAACCTGGAGAAATTTGGGAAGCTCAGCACGTGCACCGGTCTCCCCGAAGACGGGACTCTGCTGTCCGAGGCCAAGCTGCAGAGTATCATGAGCTTCCTGCACGAGATGGAGGTGGAGAAGTTGGGGCAGGACCGGCCGGCCTCAGCGCCCCAG GGGCTGGTGccacaggaggggcgcctggagcCCGCGTCCATGGGGAGCGCATCTGTGATGCGGCTGAAGctggaggtggaggagaagaAGCAGGCCGTGGGGCTGCTGCAGAGAGCTCTG GTGCAGCAGCGGGACCTGACCGTGCGGCGGGTCAAGGAGACCGAGAAGGAGCTGGGCCGGCAGCTGCGCCAGCAGAGGGACCACTACGAGGCCACCATCCAGCGGCACCTGTCCTTCATCGACCAG CTGATTGAGGACAAGAAGGCCCTGGCCGACAGGTGTGAGGCTGCCCTGGCAGAGCTGAAGCTGGGGAACGAGAGGTGCAAGGATAGGGAGGCCCAGGTGCAGGAGCAGCACGAGCTG GAGATTAAGAAACTCAAAGAACTAATGAGCGCCACCGAGAAAGTCCGCAGGGAGAAGTGGATCAATGAGAAAACCCGAAAAATCAAGGAGATTACAGTCCGAG gcctGGAGCCTGAGATCCAGAAGCTGATCgccaagcacaagcaggaggtgaAGAAGCTCAAGAGCTTGCATGAGGCAGAGCTGCTGCGGGCGGACTCACGGGCGGCCCAGCGATTCGGGCGCCAGGTGGAGGAGCTTCGGGAGCACCTGCAGCGGGAGAAGGAGGCGCTGGGCCAGCAGGAGCGGGAGCGCGCCCAGCAGCG GCAGCGGGCGGAGCTGGAGGAACTGCGGCAGCAGCTGGAGGAGAGCAGCGCGGCCGAGGGCCGGGCTCTCAGGGCCGAGTtcgagaaggggagagaggagcaggagTGCCGGCACCAG ATGGAGATGAAGACCCTGAAGGACCAGCTGGAGGCCGAACGACAGATGTGGGAGGCCAGCTGCACCAAGAAGGAG GAAGCATGGCTACTGAACCGGGAACGGGAGCTGAGGGAGGAGATCCGGAGAGACCGGGATAAGGAGATCGAGCTGGTTATCCACCGGCTGGAGGCTGACATGACGCGCGCCAGGGAGGAGAGCGAGAGGGCCGCGGAGAGCCG CGTCCAGCGCATCCGGGACAAGTACGACACGGAGCTCTCGGAGCTGGAGCAGTCTGAGCGGAAGCTGCAGGAGCGGTGCACCGAGCTGAAGGGGCGCCTTGGGGAGGCGGAGGGGGAGAGCGAGCGTCTGCAGGGCCTGGTGcggcagaaggaaaaggagctgGCCCACCTGACGGCG GTGAACGAGCAGCTGGTCAGTGAGAGGGGCAGCCTGGCGGAGGTGCTCCGCCGGGAGTTTGCGGACCGGCTGGCAGCCTCCGAGGAGGAGACCCGGCAGCTCAGGGCCGAGCTGGCCGAGCTGCGGGCCCGCcagcagctggagctggagcagctCACGCGGGAGAAGCAGGCCGAGCTGCAGGAGGTGCAcgggag GGTGAAGTTGGCCCTGGCGAAGAAGGAGGAGGCCGTGCGCAGCCTCCGGAAACAGCATGAG GCCGCGGTGAAGCGGGCCGACCACCTGGAAGAGCTGTTGGAGCAGCGCAGATGGCCATTCCCGAGCGCCAAGTGA
- the CEP131 gene encoding centrosomal protein of 131 kDa isoform X2 produces MKGSRATSGPSGAPEGSSEGVDLSLTGLPPPVTWRPNSASAAKPIARSFSVVTGSEPRRKALEGPGGSRTINNLRRSNSTTQVHQPPASQAWTGPLRPAGRPHFLTLFEGSSAGRKRLAGLSKAPSEKGATWNVLDDQPRAFTLPPDSRSPSTVDMPVGPRKRECTVPLAPNFTANNRSNKGAVGNCVTSMVHNHYAPPDKAPPPKSSNHTAPSLNNILKAAAGGGESSSSAKPHKNLADSSHAAQNSAGGAPGPLRRKEVTEEEAERFIHQVNQAAVTIQRWYREQVRRRRARAAFREHLLASKQEEQRQQLGEGLLGLHQQKEAARRKVREEKARQARRAAIQELQQKRAQKSGDPEPGLLKEAREPEKPRPAREPAPRPGGTTHAPQTHKANNAGAGFRTAGPEDPCQSASNSSPEPRKFPDDKPQVSDASSRDVASEDLEVVGPVRGRAESRATLDELLDTLKLLEEEPEPLPCPRAYHKDKYSWSDEEDDASSLTADNLEKFGKLSTCTGLPEDGTLLSEAKLQSIMSFLHEMEVEKLGQDRPASAPQGLVPQEGRLEPASMGSASVMRLKLEVEEKKQAVGLLQRALVQQRDLTVRRVKETEKELGRQLRQQRDHYEATIQRHLSFIDQLIEDKKALADRCEAALAELKLGNERCKDREAQVQEQHELEIKKLKELMSATEKVRREKWINEKTRKIKEITVRGLEPEIQKLIAKHKQEVKKLKSLHEAELLRADSRAAQRFGRQVEELREHLQREKEALGQQERERAQQRFEQHVEQEQRALQQQRRRLYGEVAEEKERLGQQAARQRAELEELRQQLEESSAAEGRALRAEFEKGREEQECRHQMEMKTLKDQLEAERQMWEASCTKKEEAWLLNRERELREEIRRDRDKEIELVIHRLEADMTRAREESERAAESRVQRIRDKYDTELSELEQSERKLQERCTELKGRLGEAEGESERLQGLVRQKEKELAHLTAVNEQLVSERGSLAEVLRREFADRLAASEEETRQLRAELAELRARQQLELEQLTREKQAELQEVHGRVKLALAKKEEAVRSLRKQHEAAVKRADHLEELLEQRRWPFPSAK; encoded by the exons ATGAAGGGCTCCCGGGCCACCAGCGGTCCCTCCGGCGCCCCCGAGGGCAGCTCAGAAGGGGTGGACCTGAGCCTGACCGGCCTCCCTCCACCCGTGACCTGGCGCCCCAACAGTGCCTCCGCCGCCAAGCCCATCGCCCGCTCCTTCTCCGTGGTCACGGGCAGTGAGCCGAGGAGGAAGGCGCTG GAGGGGCCCGGAGGTTCCCGAACCATCAACAACCTTCGCAGATCTAACAGCACCACGCAGGTCCACCAGCCGCCAGCCAGCCAGGCCTGGACCGGCCCCCTCAG GCCGGCCGGGCGCCCCCACTTCCTGACCCTCTTCGAGGGCAGCTCCGCTGGGAGAAAGAGGCTGGCTGGTCTGAGCAAGGCTCCCAGCGAGAAGGGAGCCACGTGGAACGTCCTG GATGACCAGCCCAGGGCCTTCACCTTGCCACCCGACTCCCGGAGTCCTAGCACCGTCGACATGCCGGTGGGCCCACGGAAGAGAGAGTGCACCGTTCCCCTGGCCCCCAACTTCACTGCCAACAACAG GAGCAACAAGGGCGCTGTGGGCAACTGCGTCACCAGCATGGTGCACAACCACTACGCCCCCCCAGACAAGGCGCCGCCCCCCAAGAGCTCCAACCACACGGCTCCCTCTCTCAA CAACATCCTCAAGGCGGCCGCCGGTGGGGGGGAGAGCAGCAGCTCCGCGAAGCCGCACAAGAACTTGGCCGACAGCAGCCACGCGGCCCAGAACAGCGCCGGGGGCGCCCCGGGCCCGCTCAGACGGAAGGAGGTGACAGAGGAGGAGGCCGAGAG GTTTATCCACCAGGTGAACCAGGCCGCCGTCACCATCCAGCGCTGGTACCGCGAGCAGGTGCGGCGGCGCCGAGCCCGAGCTGCCTTCCGAGAGCACCTGCTAGCATCCAAGCAAGAG GAGCAGCGGcagcagctgggagaggggctcctgggcctGCACCAGCAGAAGGAGGCGGCCAGGAGGAAGGTCCGGGAGGAGAAGGCACGCCAGGCTAGGCGAGCGGCCATTCAG GAGCTGCAGCAGAAGCGAGCCCAGAAGTCAGGTGACCCTGAGCCTGGGCTGCTGAAGGAGGCCCGGGAGCCAGAGAAGCCCCGGCCTGCCCGGGAGCCGGCCCCCAGACCGGGGGGCACCACTCACGCCCCGCAGACCCACAAGGCCAACAACGCCG GGGCTGGCTTCCGAACCGCAGGCCCAGAGGACCCCTGCCAGTCTGCCTCCAACTCATCCCCAGAGCCCCGGAAGTTTCCAGACGACAAGCCTCAGGTGTCC GATGCCAGCTCCCGGGATGTGGCCAGTGAGGATCTGGAGGTGGTGGGCCCTGTGAGGGGCAGGGCCGAGTCCAGGGCAACCCTGGATGAGCTGCTGGACACACTCAAGCTGCTGGAGGAGGAACCCGAGCCgctgccctgccccagggcctACCACAAGGACAAATACTCCTGGAGCGATGAG GAGGACGATGCCAGCTCGCTGACCGCCGACAACCTGGAGAAATTTGGGAAGCTCAGCACGTGCACCGGTCTCCCCGAAGACGGGACTCTGCTGTCCGAGGCCAAGCTGCAGAGTATCATGAGCTTCCTGCACGAGATGGAGGTGGAGAAGTTGGGGCAGGACCGGCCGGCCTCAGCGCCCCAG GGGCTGGTGccacaggaggggcgcctggagcCCGCGTCCATGGGGAGCGCATCTGTGATGCGGCTGAAGctggaggtggaggagaagaAGCAGGCCGTGGGGCTGCTGCAGAGAGCTCTG GTGCAGCAGCGGGACCTGACCGTGCGGCGGGTCAAGGAGACCGAGAAGGAGCTGGGCCGGCAGCTGCGCCAGCAGAGGGACCACTACGAGGCCACCATCCAGCGGCACCTGTCCTTCATCGACCAG CTGATTGAGGACAAGAAGGCCCTGGCCGACAGGTGTGAGGCTGCCCTGGCAGAGCTGAAGCTGGGGAACGAGAGGTGCAAGGATAGGGAGGCCCAGGTGCAGGAGCAGCACGAGCTG GAGATTAAGAAACTCAAAGAACTAATGAGCGCCACCGAGAAAGTCCGCAGGGAGAAGTGGATCAATGAGAAAACCCGAAAAATCAAGGAGATTACAGTCCGAG gcctGGAGCCTGAGATCCAGAAGCTGATCgccaagcacaagcaggaggtgaAGAAGCTCAAGAGCTTGCATGAGGCAGAGCTGCTGCGGGCGGACTCACGGGCGGCCCAGCGATTCGGGCGCCAGGTGGAGGAGCTTCGGGAGCACCTGCAGCGGGAGAAGGAGGCGCTGGGCCAGCAGGAGCGGGAGCGCGCCCAGCAGCG CTTTGAGCAGCACGTGGAGCAGGAGCAGCGGGCCCTtcagcagcagcggcggcggctcTACGGCGAGGTGGCCGAGGAGAAGGAGCGGCTGGGCCAGCAGGCGGCCAG GCAGCGGGCGGAGCTGGAGGAACTGCGGCAGCAGCTGGAGGAGAGCAGCGCGGCCGAGGGCCGGGCTCTCAGGGCCGAGTtcgagaaggggagagaggagcaggagTGCCGGCACCAG ATGGAGATGAAGACCCTGAAGGACCAGCTGGAGGCCGAACGACAGATGTGGGAGGCCAGCTGCACCAAGAAGGAG GAAGCATGGCTACTGAACCGGGAACGGGAGCTGAGGGAGGAGATCCGGAGAGACCGGGATAAGGAGATCGAGCTGGTTATCCACCGGCTGGAGGCTGACATGACGCGCGCCAGGGAGGAGAGCGAGAGGGCCGCGGAGAGCCG CGTCCAGCGCATCCGGGACAAGTACGACACGGAGCTCTCGGAGCTGGAGCAGTCTGAGCGGAAGCTGCAGGAGCGGTGCACCGAGCTGAAGGGGCGCCTTGGGGAGGCGGAGGGGGAGAGCGAGCGTCTGCAGGGCCTGGTGcggcagaaggaaaaggagctgGCCCACCTGACGGCG GTGAACGAGCAGCTGGTCAGTGAGAGGGGCAGCCTGGCGGAGGTGCTCCGCCGGGAGTTTGCGGACCGGCTGGCAGCCTCCGAGGAGGAGACCCGGCAGCTCAGGGCCGAGCTGGCCGAGCTGCGGGCCCGCcagcagctggagctggagcagctCACGCGGGAGAAGCAGGCCGAGCTGCAGGAGGTGCAcgggag GGTGAAGTTGGCCCTGGCGAAGAAGGAGGAGGCCGTGCGCAGCCTCCGGAAACAGCATGAG GCCGCGGTGAAGCGGGCCGACCACCTGGAAGAGCTGTTGGAGCAGCGCAGATGGCCATTCCCGAGCGCCAAGTGA